The following is a genomic window from Candidatus Hydrogenedentota bacterium.
CACACGCATATCCCGCTGCGAGGACCGGTGTGTAACGCCGCCATGTTTCGGCGCCGTAGCGAGGCTCGAAAACACGGCGTCCGATGATTGCGCCGGCGAACATGGGTATCGCGGCGTTGGGAATCGCGCCGAGTCCGCCAATGAGACCGTAAAAGAACAGCGGCGGAAGACCGGCGACGGTGGTGATACCGAGCATGAGGAATCCAAAACCAATGCCGCCGAGGATGAAGGGCAGGCGAATAGACTGCACGAGCCACGAGTTTTCGCCGGTCGTGGCGGTCATGAACAGGCATTGGTATGTGGCCTGGAGCGGCCACATTTTCGCGGTGAACGGATACGTCGCCGAGGGGATGGACTCGATGTGCCAAAAGAACGCCCAGAAGATGTAACTGGCCACAAGGCAGATGGGCAGCATGAACAGTTCCACTTTCACGAGGCTCGAAAACTTTGTTCGCGTCAGCGTGAGTTCGCGGAACATCTGCGTGGTCGGGCCGTAGTCGGCCAAGGGCAGCGGCGCGAACCAGATGTCCACCCCGCGGTAGCCGCTGAGGATGAGGCTGCCTTCGCGCAGGAACGGAAACGCGACGGGACTGCCGGTGAGGCCGATCATGCGGGCGCTGACGTACGAGATGGCGGGCGTAATCACGAGCGCGTATGCGAGGAGCATCGCCATTGGAAAGGTGTCCTGCTTGAGCAGAACGCGGCACAGGACAATGCTCGCCGTGCTGGCGGCGACGTAGACGAGGATGCACCAGCGCAGACGGATGTCGCCGCGGCCTTTGGGCGGTTCGAGCAGGCTGCCTTCGGAGATGTCGCGTTTCGTCAGCAAGGCCTGAAAGACTTTGTAGACGCCGATGATCGCCACGCAGAGCGACGCGCCGATGCCGATGCTCATCCAGAAATCGAAATCCACGGCCAGTTTCGTCGGGATCAGCGACATGCCCGGTTTCCAATGCGGGAGCATGCCCATTTTCTGCAGGATGGGATTGGCGACGAAGGCCGATGCCACCGCGGCGACGAACGTTCCCGCGACCATCGCAAACGGCAGCACCATGCCGAAGATCACCGCGCCGAGGTCGAGGCTGACGCCCGCCAGCGCCGCCGGCAAGACATGATGCGCGCTTTCCGTCATGTCCACGAAGGGGATTGGAATGACCTGCAAGGTCTTTGAAAACAGCACGCCGGTAAAACCCGGAATGCCGACGTATACGCCGCCGAAGACCAGCCCGATGGCCGCGCCGACGCTGAACACGTTCCATCGCCACGTCTCTTTCTTCGCGGTGGTTTCGGCAAGCGCCGTGGCGCCTTCCGCCGCGATGGGCGCGAGCGGGAACGCGAGTTTTTCCACATCGGCGGTAATACGAAAGAGCATGTAGCCGGTCGTCAACGCCGTGGCCCGGCCCATAATCCAAAGGAATGTCGTCAGCATGACCGGGATATACCACGGCTGGGCGAGGAGGTTGCGCCCGGCAATCGCGGCGTCGGTCCGGTGCGGGACGATCCATTCGGGGAAGTAATCCGCAATGCCGAAGCCAATCGCCTGCGGACTTTGGACGAGGTACTGGTTCCAGATCAGCCCCCCGAACGGACCGCCCGTCATCGCAAGCGCCGCGGCCATGTAATAAAGAATATAGACTTCCTGGCGTTTGAGCGTTGTAAACGAGCGCCGCGCCATTTCGGTGAAGAGGATAATCGTGACCCATTGTGCGGCGGGACCGAGTCCGGACCCGGCGACAAGGCCAAGGTAAATGGTTCCGGGCATCATTACGAAACCGACGAAGATCGCGCCGATCATCGTCCGAATCGAAAATCCGTCCCGGAACTCGAGGTCTTCCCGCAATGGTTCGCTAACGATCATACAAAGATCCAAGGGGTTTGGGGTTTGGGGTGCGAGTGATTTGAAAGTTGAGATTTGCGAAGGGACGCACGCGCACGCGCACGAACAAGGCGATGATATAGCAGGGAATTATCATGCCAACGCGAACTCCTTTCCCCTCGACACATAATCCGCGCGCGCCTTCGGGGTCAAGTTGCGCCATACGAGAAACTGGCTGCGAATCGCCGTCATGAAGTGGCCGTTGGCGCGCCGCCACGAACTGGCGTCGCCGCTCAGCCGCTCGATGGACACTTCGACGCCGCACACGTTCATGTCTTCGAGCACGCGCAACGCGATGGTCGTGTATTGGCTGATGCCGAGGTCGAACGGCGTCAGCCAGAAACGCGCGGTGATGCCGGTGCCGGAACCACCCGCAATGGCCGGCCCGGCCTGAACCTCCTCGACATAGAAATTTCCCACGGACACATCCACATGCGAATCGAGGTATTCTTTCAGGAACGCGACCAGTCCCGGCGCCTCATGCATGGACACGGTGAATGGCAGTTGCAGTGTGATGCGCGCCTCCTTCGTCGGCGGGAGTTTCCAACGGCGCTCGATGTCGGGCACGCCGAGTTCGCTGGCCTTGCGCGACGGATACACCGACGACAGCAGGACCATGCCCATGACGAGCAGGCATGCCGCAACGCCCGCCATCGAACTGTAGTTGAGTTCGAGCGTGTTCAACAGCGGGATGTCGAGCACATGCGCGAGCCGCGAGACGGTCTGCCCGGCCACGTAGCCGGCCATGACGCCCAGCACCGCGAACACGCCCGCCTCGACCATGAACAGGCGTCCGATATGCGAAGGGGCAATGCCAAGCGCAGTATACGTGCCGATTTCCTTTGTCCGCTCGAAGACGCTGCCCAGCATCGTGTTGAACACGATCAAACCCGCGATCACCATCAGGATCAGCAGGTTCCACAATTCGGAAATGCGCGTGGCGTTGCGGCTGCTCAGCAGCGTCGGCGTGCCGTCGAGATTCGCGAACAAAATATAGTCGAGACGGCGGATCAGGTTTTCAAGCAGCGGCGTCAATTCGCCCGGATTGTGAGGGAGCAGCGCGACCGACCGGAGATCGCCGCCCAGATTGCCCAGCACCTGTTCGCTGACGATTGCCACGTCCTTAAATGAATGGTGGATGTAGCGCTGGACGGATTCGGGATCGGGTGTGCCCTCCTCCTGGAACTTCTTTTCCATCTCGACCGGATCGAAGGGGGTAAGGCGTTCCCCGTCAATATCCACCAGCTCGTTCATCTTTTCCCAGTCGTACACGCCGATAACCTCGAATTCGCGGCCCAGCATGCGCACCTTCCGGCCGATCATGGCGTTGGCGATCCGTTCCTTTTCGGCGGGCGAAAGGGCGGCCTGCGGGTCACTGCCGGGTTCGTTCAGAAAGTCCCGGGCTAAGTTCACGGGCAGCAAAATCTCTTCGGGCGGCGTGACGCCTTCGACGTGCGGACCGATCCAGCGGCTGTTGCCGAGCAGCGCGCCCTTGATGTCGAAAAATTTCAGTTCCTCGGCGCTCAGGCCGGCCAGCGCGCTGACCGAACGGATCACGCCGTCCTTGTCAATGTCTATGAACGACCGGTTGAGGACCAGCGCGCCGTAGTACCACCGGCGCGGGGCAATCGTGCATTCGCCGCCGTACTCGTTGCGCAGCGAGGCATAGGTCTCGAAGGGGAACGGCGCCCAGTTTCGCGTGCGAAGCAGCGCGCCCTGGTAGGGCGTCGCGCCGTCGCTGTACGTGTACTGCTGGATGCGCAACTGCGCCGTGACGGACATGAACGACAATACCGAAAACGTCAGGACGATCAGCGTAATGCTCGTCAGAATCGTCCGCGCGCGGCGGCGGCGCATGTTGGCGATGCCGAGTTCGAGCGCGAGCGCAAATCCGCTGACGGCCTGCACGCCCGATTCGTGCTCGCCCTGCTGTTCGATCTTGCGTTTCGATACCAGCGCCTCGAGTTTCGCCATCACAATCGAGATGATCACCACCGACAGCGTCGCCACGGCGAATCCGAGCAGGACGATCATCGGGCTGAGCACAATGCGGAAGGCCGGATGCGTGAACCGCAGCACGAAGAACATGGCGAGAAACAACGCCACAATGCCGGCGATGCGCGTTTCGATGCGGCGGCCGGCGAGGAAAAGGCGTTCCGTCGCGAACGCGAACGGAATCAGTAAAACAAGATAGAACACGAGTCCGCGCACGACGTCGTTGGCCATGCCCACGACATCCGGATACGCGCGCGACTCGAAGCCGAGCGCGCGCTTGGCCTGCACGAAATATTCCTGGTAGTTGCGCGCGTCGAGCGCTTTGCGCGCCTTTTCGAGCGCGTCGCCCGCGAGCCGGTGCAGGGTGTTGACGCGCGCGTTCTTGATGCCGTGCGATCCGAAGAACGCGATGCGCGACTCGTCCAGCCGGTACATGTCCGTGGCGCTTTGCATGTAGGTGTGGCGCACGGCGGGCGTGTCGTCCACCGCGAAACCGTCGCCGGTATTGAACAATTGGCCGGGCGCGAAGCGTTCGGGAACGTTCAGCAGCAACATGCGCTTTTGCGCGGCGCCCGCGCCCGCCGTGATTTTGAGTCGCTTGCCCGGCTGGGTGAAAATGGATGCCGTCGGCGCCATGAACGACGGCCATGCGCTTTCCTGGAGCGTCGTGCCGTACACGGCGGGCGGGCTGTTGCTGGCGGCTTCGAGCACGTCGAGCGAGTTGAGCAGGTTGTAATTGCGCGGGTCCACGAGGTTGAACAGATCCAGCGTTTTGCACGGAAAGGCGACGCACATCAACTCCATTTCCTTCTGGACCGGCAACAGGCGCAAGGGATAACTTTCGCGGCCCATCTGGCCGAAATCCGGCGCCCACGTGATATGGCCGTCCTCGATCACGAATGGTTCGAAGGCGAGCCAGCCCATTTGATACAGCGCCTCCGCGTTGTAGCCCAGGCAGGGCAGCTCGAATTCGCCCTGGCCGTTGGCCAGCGTGACCGGACGCGCCATGACGCCGGTCAGGATCATCTGATCCCACATGCCGCGGGCGGTTACCACCGCGTTGGGCACGGGCTTGTTCGGCAGGTAGCCCTCTTTCGGGTCGAACGAAACGACCCGGCCCCTGACGCGGCATGCGACGCGTTGCATGGACCGCTTGAGATAACGGCCCTCGACGTTGAACGCATTGGGCAAAAGACACGCAAGCAGGCGGACCTGCCGGGCCAGGTTTTCGGCATTGACCTCGGTGTCGTTCGGCGTCGCGGCAAAAAATCGCGAATCGTTGACCGTTACGAACGACAACGACGGAACGCCGGCTATCAGCGCCGCTTCGTGGTCCAGCGCAAGGCCGGTCGGCGCGTAGGTGAACCACTCCTTGCCGAACGCCGGGTTGATCGTGTCCACGAACAACTCGTCCGGCGACACGCCCAAGGCCGTGGCGATTTCGTTTGCATAGTGCGTGGCGCGGCGGCCCAGATCGGACACGCGCGGCTTGACGTTGTTTTCGAACGGCGTGAAAAAATTGCCGGCATAAAACAGCCCAACGCGCGGCCCGCCCGAAGACAGGTCGAGCCCGAAAAAGGCCGCATGGCCCTGCGGCGACACGTCGCGCATCGGCGACGTGTGCCGTGCGACATTGTCCCACGCGTACCGCCGGGCGCCTTCAATCGCCTGGAAATGGCCCGAAAGGGCCAGCAAACGCACGGATTTCTGGAAGCGGTGTTCGGCGATCAGTTTGCCGAGTTCGAGCAGGGCCGCGATGCCGCATGCCTGCTCGGCGCCCGGCGCAAGATCCGGCACGAACGAACTGCTGTCGTAGTAGGCCGAAAGAACGACGACCTCGTCCTTGTTGTGTTCCTTCGTGCTCAGGCCGGGGATGTCCACGTAAATGTTCTTGCCGGTGCGGCGTTCCCATCGGGCGTCCGAATACAGCGTGGCTTCGAGATCCCGCGACTTCAGCAACGCGACGAGCGGCGCGCCTTCGGCCTGCGTCATCCAGAACCGGGGCACGTCCTGGTGCGACATTGTCTGCGTCGTCATGCCGATGTACCGCGGCGGACGTTCCCGTTCGACGAAAATAATCGCCCGGGCGCCGAGATCGATCAGGTAAAGCCATTGCTCGCGCGCGCCCGTTTCCACGACGGCCGTCGCGCCGTCAAGTTCCTTGCCTTCCACCTCCGCCAGACTGCCCGATCCCGCATAGATGAGCCGTGTCTTGATCCCCTCTTTCGGGGTTGCCGCCGGACACACCCCGTTCGGATGCAGCGGATGCAGCGGGAACACGCCTTGCGGCGTCCGCGCTTCCGCGATGTCATGAACGGGAACGGTCGCGGGAAATTCCTGGACCACCGGCTCGCCCACGCCGAGCGCGCGGAACTGCGCGCGGATGTATTCGAGCGCGGCATCGCAACCGGGCGTGCCCGTCTGCCGCGACGGAATGTCCGACAAGGCGTCAATATGCGCCTTCAGGCCTTCCGGCGTGAAACGCGCCGCAATTTCCGGATAACGCGCCGGCTCGAAAACGACCGTCTCCGCGAGGTCCGGATCCTTTTCGGTCTCGGTGGCCCATTTCGTGACAATGAACTGGACAAACAATCCCACGACGGCCACGAGGCACCAAGAAAGTATGTAACGCGCCTTATTCATGGAAAGGCCCTATATGAAGAACGGGGATGCAAGAATGCAGGCGGGAAGAACCGCATGCCGCCGTTTCCGCACCGTCCATCTCGTCCATCTCGTCCATCTCGTCCATCCCGTCCATCCCGTCCATGCGTCCACCTCACGCATTGCGCTCCGGCTAGTAAGGCCAGAAGTGATAGACCCGAGTTTCCATCACAATGCCGTACAAATTCCAGAAACTGCCGACCATGAAATCGCCCATGATCAGGCCGACGAACAGCGGCACGACCGGTTTGTAGGCCTTCGCGCCGCCGTATTTCAACAAAATGACTTTGATGAGCCATGCAATCATCACGCAGAGCCAGATTTGCTCCATGCCCCAGGATCCGCTGATGGCGAACCCAACCGGATGCAGGGGCCACCAGTGAAACGCCATACGCAACACGGCCAAAACGATCGAAACGCCCAAGCCGATCAGAATGGCGTAGGTCGGCTGCATCTGATGAATTTCCGGCAGCGTGAACCAGCGGTACACCTCTTCCCATGCCTCGCGTCCGAAAAATTCGCCCGGCCCCACGGCTTGGGCCGCCGCGCCATATTTGTTGAACACCCACAGCATCGCCCAAAAGGCGCAGACAATGCTCACCGGGATCGCCGCAAACATGGCGATCAGATACCGCCTGTTGTCGAGTTTGAGCCGTTCGGCGATGCGAAACGCCTCGAGGCCGTGCGGCATGGGATGCCCCCGATAGGCCCGGTTGAAAAAATTGAAAAAGCCGAACATGGCCAGGTCATTGGGATGATCCCGGTGCATGTTCGACATGCCGAGAAACTTGACGATTTGAAGTTGCGGCCCGGCGTGATGGAGGTCGTGAGCCGGTGGGCCGAGTTCCGCCCGCATCCGCGTGATTGCAATGGACAACAGGAAGTACAATCCGAACAACACCAGCACGATGGGCAACGACATGCCGGCCTTCAGGCAGAACCAGATCAGGAAGGCCGATCCGCCAATCAAGAGGATGGCCGCAATCCGAACCTCCTCGCGTTCCCATGTCGTCTCGCGTTCGACGTTGCGGCCAATCAGTATCAGGAACACGCGCTTGAAATGGTGGCGCGTCACCCAGAGTGCAATCAGGGCAATGCCGTAATAGCCCCCCGCCGTCTGTTCCTCGACGAACGGAAATCCCGGCATGCCGTGAATACCGATATAACTCGCCAGAACCCGCTCCATTTTCCAGAAGAAAAAGAAAAACCAGCATGAAAACGCCAGATCCGTCGGCATGAAGAAACACATGCCGATCGCAAACGGATAGAACGAAATCCAGCCGGCGCCCATATCCACCCATGGCCGTTCCGGAAAAAACTGCTGGATGTTGTAAATATGGACGATGGGGATGCGGGGCAACAGGGGAAACAGGACATTCATGCCATTGACCAGATCGATAAATCCCGCCACGGCAAAGCCGGTCCAGAACAGGCGGTTGCGGAGCAGCGTGTCGGTTTCCGTGACCAGCAGCATCGGCACTTGGATGACCGGATACGACAATTTCTCGTTTTCGGTCCATTGTTTGCGCAGGATCAGGTTCATCCCCCACAGAACCGCGCACAGGGCCATCGTAAACGCACCCCACCATGCCAGCGGGCCCAGCCACGGCACGAAATTCGCCGGGCGGTAGATGGACTCTTGACCGATGTATGCGCTCTGGAGCGCCGCCTGATCCTCGACCCGCAGCCAGGCCGGAATCAGCGAGAGAATTTCTTGGTAACGCCCCTCCAGCGGTTCGTAGCGGTTCAAATGGCCAACAATCGGGACCAAGATTTCGAGCATGTCGTGGCCGCACAAGGCGCTGTTGATCGCCAGCATCGTGTAGACGACCAAGAGTTCCCCCGGTTCAAGCGCCCAGGATGGCCTGAAACGCCGGACCGCCAGATTCCCCAAAATGAGCAGCGTCAGGATGAAAACGACGTTGTAGAACAGGCTGATGGTCGTCGGCTCGCCCGAATACCACATGATCTCGCCCAGCACGATCCACAGACTGTTCACCGGGATCAAGAGCAGACCTATCACAATGCAGCGAAAGGTGACTCCCACCAGAACGCACTCCTGCCGCGCCGGCAGCCCGTCTCCGGCGCATGAACAGGGCCATTTTACCCGCGAATCCCCTCCGGGTCAACCTTGGGATTCGGCCCCATTTCGACAATCGAAACGCATTATTCGCATCCTATCATGCGGCCGTCCTGAATGCGTTCCATACGAACCGGCAGAAGTTGGTTGGCATGATTTTCGCCGGATTCGACGAAGACCTGAATGTAATTTGCCGTGTAACCCGTCCAGAATCCGTTTTCCTTCGTTTCAAACAAGACGTCGAGCGTCCGGCCCAGGAAGGATTGCATGAAGGCGGTCCATTTCGCGCCGGAGAGGGCGCGAATGCGTTCGCCGCGCGCGTTGATCTCGACGGCCTCCACCTTGCCCGGCATGCACGCGGCCGGCGTCCCTTCGCGGTCGGAATACTTGAAGACGTGCGCGTAGGCCAGCGGGGCGTTTTCGAGAAAGCGGCAGGTCTCGCCGAATTCGGCCTCCGTCTCGCCGGGGAATCCCACGAGGACATCCGTTCCGAGGCAGACGTCCGGGACACGCGCCGCGATACGCTCGATCCATGCAAGGAACTCGTCGGCGCGGTAGGCCCGGCCCATGCGCGCGAGGACCGTTTCCGATCCGGATTGCAGCGGGATGTGGAGAAAAGGCACGAGCGGGTGACGGGGGTCCGCCATGCGGGCGATGAGTTCGTCGCGGATGCCGCTGAGTTCGATCGATCCGAGGCGGACGCGCCGGACGCCATCAATCCCGGCGATCCCGTCCAGGACGTCAACCAACCGTTTGCCTTCGCAGGCATACGCGCCCACATTCAATCCCGTAACGACGATTTCGACGGCGCCGTGTTCCGCGAGATGGCGCGCTTCGGCGGCGATATCGTCCAGGGGCCGCCCGCGGCTTTTGCCGCGCGCGCTCGGCACGATGCAAAACGCGCAATGGCCGCTGCATCCGTCTTGGATTTTGATTTGTGGCCGGCACACGGGCGGCATGGCATTGCGCGGGGCGATTCGGAACGATTCCGGCGCAATGGGATCGCGAATTACGCGCGGCGCTCCGGAAATCTTCTTCGGCGCGGCGGGCAGCCATGACGCGATATCGAGCTTGTTTGCG
Proteins encoded in this region:
- a CDS encoding peptide transporter, which encodes MIVSEPLREDLEFRDGFSIRTMIGAIFVGFVMMPGTIYLGLVAGSGLGPAAQWVTIILFTEMARRSFTTLKRQEVYILYYMAAALAMTGGPFGGLIWNQYLVQSPQAIGFGIADYFPEWIVPHRTDAAIAGRNLLAQPWYIPVMLTTFLWIMGRATALTTGYMLFRITADVEKLAFPLAPIAAEGATALAETTAKKETWRWNVFSVGAAIGLVFGGVYVGIPGFTGVLFSKTLQVIPIPFVDMTESAHHVLPAALAGVSLDLGAVIFGMVLPFAMVAGTFVAAVASAFVANPILQKMGMLPHWKPGMSLIPTKLAVDFDFWMSIGIGASLCVAIIGVYKVFQALLTKRDISEGSLLEPPKGRGDIRLRWCILVYVAASTASIVLCRVLLKQDTFPMAMLLAYALVITPAISYVSARMIGLTGSPVAFPFLREGSLILSGYRGVDIWFAPLPLADYGPTTQMFRELTLTRTKFSSLVKVELFMLPICLVASYIFWAFFWHIESIPSATYPFTAKMWPLQATYQCLFMTATTGENSWLVQSIRLPFILGGIGFGFLMLGITTVAGLPPLFFYGLIGGLGAIPNAAIPMFAGAIIGRRVFEPRYGAETWRRYTPVLAAGYACGVGLIGMLSVAFAMVAKSVSSLPY
- the mtaB gene encoding tRNA (N(6)-L-threonylcarbamoyladenosine(37)-C(2))-methylthiotransferase MtaB, which produces MANRAFLHTLGCRLNHAETGILAQTLADAGYVLAGRVEDADLCIVNTCTVTREADAKSRKAVRSFIRRNPGAFMVVTGCHAQVRPEAMAAISGVDLVVGNANKLDIASWLPAAPKKISGAPRVIRDPIAPESFRIAPRNAMPPVCRPQIKIQDGCSGHCAFCIVPSARGKSRGRPLDDIAAEARHLAEHGAVEIVVTGLNVGAYACEGKRLVDVLDGIAGIDGVRRVRLGSIELSGIRDELIARMADPRHPLVPFLHIPLQSGSETVLARMGRAYRADEFLAWIERIAARVPDVCLGTDVLVGFPGETEAEFGETCRFLENAPLAYAHVFKYSDREGTPAACMPGKVEAVEINARGERIRALSGAKWTAFMQSFLGRTLDVLFETKENGFWTGYTANYIQVFVESGENHANQLLPVRMERIQDGRMIGCE
- a CDS encoding M28 family peptidase yields the protein MNKARYILSWCLVAVVGLFVQFIVTKWATETEKDPDLAETVVFEPARYPEIAARFTPEGLKAHIDALSDIPSRQTGTPGCDAALEYIRAQFRALGVGEPVVQEFPATVPVHDIAEARTPQGVFPLHPLHPNGVCPAATPKEGIKTRLIYAGSGSLAEVEGKELDGATAVVETGAREQWLYLIDLGARAIIFVERERPPRYIGMTTQTMSHQDVPRFWMTQAEGAPLVALLKSRDLEATLYSDARWERRTGKNIYVDIPGLSTKEHNKDEVVVLSAYYDSSSFVPDLAPGAEQACGIAALLELGKLIAEHRFQKSVRLLALSGHFQAIEGARRYAWDNVARHTSPMRDVSPQGHAAFFGLDLSSGGPRVGLFYAGNFFTPFENNVKPRVSDLGRRATHYANEIATALGVSPDELFVDTINPAFGKEWFTYAPTGLALDHEAALIAGVPSLSFVTVNDSRFFAATPNDTEVNAENLARQVRLLACLLPNAFNVEGRYLKRSMQRVACRVRGRVVSFDPKEGYLPNKPVPNAVVTARGMWDQMILTGVMARPVTLANGQGEFELPCLGYNAEALYQMGWLAFEPFVIEDGHITWAPDFGQMGRESYPLRLLPVQKEMELMCVAFPCKTLDLFNLVDPRNYNLLNSLDVLEAASNSPPAVYGTTLQESAWPSFMAPTASIFTQPGKRLKITAGAGAAQKRMLLLNVPERFAPGQLFNTGDGFAVDDTPAVRHTYMQSATDMYRLDESRIAFFGSHGIKNARVNTLHRLAGDALEKARKALDARNYQEYFVQAKRALGFESRAYPDVVGMANDVVRGLVFYLVLLIPFAFATERLFLAGRRIETRIAGIVALFLAMFFVLRFTHPAFRIVLSPMIVLLGFAVATLSVVIISIVMAKLEALVSKRKIEQQGEHESGVQAVSGFALALELGIANMRRRRARTILTSITLIVLTFSVLSFMSVTAQLRIQQYTYSDGATPYQGALLRTRNWAPFPFETYASLRNEYGGECTIAPRRWYYGALVLNRSFIDIDKDGVIRSVSALAGLSAEELKFFDIKGALLGNSRWIGPHVEGVTPPEEILLPVNLARDFLNEPGSDPQAALSPAEKERIANAMIGRKVRMLGREFEVIGVYDWEKMNELVDIDGERLTPFDPVEMEKKFQEEGTPDPESVQRYIHHSFKDVAIVSEQVLGNLGGDLRSVALLPHNPGELTPLLENLIRRLDYILFANLDGTPTLLSSRNATRISELWNLLILMVIAGLIVFNTMLGSVFERTKEIGTYTALGIAPSHIGRLFMVEAGVFAVLGVMAGYVAGQTVSRLAHVLDIPLLNTLELNYSSMAGVAACLLVMGMVLLSSVYPSRKASELGVPDIERRWKLPPTKEARITLQLPFTVSMHEAPGLVAFLKEYLDSHVDVSVGNFYVEEVQAGPAIAGGSGTGITARFWLTPFDLGISQYTTIALRVLEDMNVCGVEVSIERLSGDASSWRRANGHFMTAIRSQFLVWRNLTPKARADYVSRGKEFALA